The Achromobacter deleyi region AGGATCAGGGTGCTGACCACCAGGGCCAGCACCGGCCGGCGCACGAAGAGATCGGTGAATTTCATGTCTGCCTCCGCCTCTTACCGGGCTTGCGCCACGGCTTGCGGCGAATTGCCCAGCGCCACCGTATCCCCGGGAAGGATCTCGACCGCCGCGCCGTTGTGCAGGCGCAGCTGGCCCGACGTCACGACCCGGTCGCCGGCCTGCAGGCCTTCGGTCACCACCACCCGGCCGCGCAGGCGCTCCGCCGTCTTCACATAGGCTTGCCTGACGGTCAGGCCCACCGCTTCCCCCCCCTGCCCGGGCGCAGCCACCACATAGACCGAATCGCCATAGGCGCTGTAGCTGACGGCAGTCTCCGGCACGGTGATCACGCCGGGACGGTCCGGCAGGCCGATACGCCCGTGCGCGAACATCCCGGCCGCCAGGGCGCCGTCGGCGTTGGCAATCAGGGCCTGCACGCGCACGGTGCGCGTGCCCGGGTCCACCTGCGGCTCGACCGTGGTGACCTTGCCCTCGAACTCGCGGCCGGCGTGGGCGTCCACGGTGACCTTTACCGGCTGGCCCGTGCGCAACGCGCCCAGCGCCTGCTCCGGCAACGTGATGTTGGCGTACATGGAGGAGCCGTCGGTCAGCGAGACCATGGGGTCTCCGGCCCGGGCGAACTGCCCCAGGTTCACCCGGCGCACGCCCAGCACGCCGTCGAACGGCGCCTTGATGCGCTTTTGCTCGATCAGCGCCTGCACGCG contains the following coding sequences:
- a CDS encoding efflux RND transporter periplasmic adaptor subunit, which gives rise to MKSRSGAKTAGAVALVVLLAGAGLYWKYGGAQQKGGWSMAPAKVAVATAIQADFPAALSGIGSLEATRQVLVPAEVDGRVAQILFTPGEQVKAGQLLVLLNDAPEQAELVRLQAQARNARALLERTRRLVPQQAATREQLDQAQADHDQAAADIRRVQALIEQKRIKAPFDGVLGVRRVNLGQFARAGDPMVSLTDGSSMYANITLPEQALGALRTGQPVKVTVDAHAGREFEGKVTTVEPQVDPGTRTVRVQALIANADGALAAGMFAHGRIGLPDRPGVITVPETAVSYSAYGDSVYVVAAPGQGGEAVGLTVRQAYVKTAERLRGRVVVTEGLQAGDRVVTSGQLRLHNGAAVEILPGDTVALGNSPQAVAQAR